A region from the Benincasa hispida cultivar B227 chromosome 10, ASM972705v1, whole genome shotgun sequence genome encodes:
- the LOC120088912 gene encoding uncharacterized protein LOC120088912, producing the protein MQKIRARMLAAQSRQKSYADVRRKDLEFEAGDKVFLKVAPMKGVLRFRKKGKLSLRFVGPFEIFERVGSVAYRLALLPSLSAVHDVFHVSMLRKYLMDLSHMVDFEPLQLNENLSYKEKPMQVVAREEKVLRSKEVPLVKVLLQNHQFEEATWEREDKIRALHLELFQD; encoded by the coding sequence ATGCAGAAAATCAGGGCCAGAATGCTAGCAGCACAAAGTAGACAAAAAAGTTACGCGGATGTCAGGCGAAAAGATTTAGAGTTCGAAGCAGGTGACAAGGTGTTCCTGAAAGTGGCGCCAATGAAGGGAGTCCTGAGGTTCAGGAAGAAGGGTAAGCTAAGTCTGCGCTTTGTAGGGCCATTCGAGATTTTTGAGCGGGTCGGTTCTGTGGCTTACCGTTTGGCCTTGCTACCGTCCCTCTCCGCAGTCCATGATGTATTTCATGTCTCCATGTTGCGGAAGTACTTAATGGACCTATCGCATATGGTGGACTTTGAGCCCTTGCAACTGAATGAGAACTTGAGTTACAAGGAAAAGCCCATGCAAGTGGTGGCCAGGGAGGAGAAAGTTTTGCGCAGCAAGGAAGTGCCATTGGTGAAGGTCTTGTTGCAGAACCATCAGTTTGAGGAAGCTACTTGGGAGCGAGAGGACAAGATAAGGGCACTACATCTAGAGCTCTTTCAGGATTAG
- the LOC120087561 gene encoding non-specific lipid transfer protein GPI-anchored 6, with the protein MASTSTHLLIVMALLFVGFVSSNIDQDRAECADQVVGLATCLPYVGGEAKAPTPDCCSGLNLVLQKSRKCLCILIKDRDDPSLGLKVNLTLALGLPTACHTPADIKDCIGLLHLSPNSKEAKDFLETNPKGSNTTSAPATAVSGNSTQNSEAKNDGGTKRNQWLGVEIFVWFSTSSFLLTCIW; encoded by the exons atGGCCTCAACCTCAACCCATTTGCTAATCGTCATGGCGCTGCTCTTTGTGGGGTTTGTGAGCTCCAACATAGACCAGGACAGGGCGGAGTGCGCGGACCAGGTGGTTGGGCTCGCCACTTGCCTGCCCTATGTGGGCGGCGAGGCCAAGGCACCCACCCCTGACTGCTGCAGTGGTCTCAATCTCGTGCTTCAAAAGAGTAGGAAATgtctttgtattttgattaaGGACCGTGATGACCCAAGCCTCGGACTCAAAGTTAATCTTACGCTTGCTCTTGGGCTTCCTACTGCTTGTCATACCCCTGCCGACATCAAAGACTGCATCG GGCTTCTCCATCTGTCGCCAAACTCCAAGGAGGCTAAGGATTTTCTAGAAACGAACCCCAAGGGAAGTAACACTACATCAGCACCTGCTACTGCTG TTAGTGGGAATTCCACGCAAAATTCTGAAGCGAAAAATGATGGTGGAACGAAGAGGAATCAGTGGTTGGGTGTGGAGATATTCGTTTGGTTTTCCACTTCATCGTTTCTACTCACTTGTATTTGGTAG